The following proteins come from a genomic window of Paludisphaera rhizosphaerae:
- a CDS encoding RNA polymerase sigma factor, which yields MNESSPRPDEAPGETAAAEAKRLQEEGRRQIANLLRSTAAKRPWIQSELDDAENEVVLILLDRVGSNIWEDLSPRKFGSEAARQARRSLFQAVQIVSDRLRNRRRVEIKPGDADYDPDADKTRRQRRTIAPDWHLGDDAERVVDDAVEDGVRIDVRTALDGLQPQQRRIVVQRVVQGLTWEQIAAELKVTASQARSQFSSARSVLADWLRAYSDDL from the coding sequence ATGAATGAATCGTCCCCTCGCCCCGACGAGGCCCCGGGCGAAACAGCGGCCGCGGAAGCAAAACGCCTGCAAGAAGAGGGGCGCCGGCAGATCGCCAACCTGCTGCGTTCCACCGCCGCGAAGCGCCCCTGGATCCAGAGCGAACTGGACGACGCCGAGAACGAGGTCGTTCTGATCCTGCTCGATCGCGTGGGGTCCAACATCTGGGAGGATCTGAGCCCACGGAAGTTCGGCTCCGAAGCAGCTCGACAGGCGCGTCGAAGCCTTTTCCAGGCGGTGCAGATCGTCTCCGATCGCCTCCGAAATCGCCGACGGGTCGAGATCAAGCCGGGAGACGCTGACTACGACCCCGACGCCGACAAAACGCGTCGCCAGCGGCGGACGATCGCCCCCGACTGGCATCTCGGCGACGACGCCGAACGGGTCGTCGACGATGCTGTCGAGGACGGGGTGCGCATCGACGTCCGCACCGCCCTCGACGGCCTGCAACCGCAACAACGTCGGATCGTCGTCCAGCGCGTCGTTCAGGGGCTGACCTGGGAGCAGATCGCCGCCGAGCTCAAGGTCACAGCCTCTCAAGCTCGTTCCCAATTCTCGAGCGCCCGGTCTGTGCTCGCCGATTGGCTGCGGGCCTACAGCGACGACCTCTGA
- a CDS encoding sulfatase, translating into MKRPSALVLASVLAFTASHHRANAEDHPNIVFILADDLGWNDTTINGESQFYETPNIQRLADRGIRFTNAYVANPLCSPTRASILTGLYPGRVGITAPNCHLPAVRLNPVSQPTAPPDQKALPQISATRLKTTYPSLAKTLKQAGYATGHFGKWHLGRPPYSALEQGFDVDLPHAPIPGPGPSYLGPWPFWPDKGAEGEHIEDRMAKEASAFIREHKDGPFFLNYWAFSVHSPWTPKPDLVKKYEAKAAKLPPGERRRNPIYAAMIESLDDAVGVLLETLDELKIADRTIIVFTGDNGGVNWLDLKWPQMFGLKTPPTSNAPLRGGKACLYEGGTREPTAVVWPGRIAPGTVTDAILSSVDWHPTLLEMAGLKPLEGQKLDGISQVSTLLGKGPVREVAYCFFPHFLGHGGGDPRFDLLACVPGTWVRKGDWKLIRFHHDNDDQTDRFELYNLKDDLGETRNLAADRPDLVKELDALIDRHLEDIGAIVPPRNPAYKPKGS; encoded by the coding sequence ATGAAGCGTCCATCGGCCCTCGTCCTCGCAAGCGTTCTGGCGTTCACCGCGTCGCACCACCGCGCGAACGCCGAGGACCATCCCAACATCGTCTTCATCCTGGCCGACGACCTGGGGTGGAACGACACCACGATCAACGGCGAGAGCCAGTTCTACGAGACCCCCAACATCCAGCGGCTGGCGGATCGGGGGATTCGGTTCACCAACGCCTACGTCGCCAACCCGCTCTGCTCGCCGACGCGCGCCAGCATTCTCACCGGGCTGTATCCCGGGCGGGTCGGGATCACGGCTCCCAACTGCCATCTCCCGGCGGTGCGTTTGAACCCCGTCAGTCAGCCGACGGCGCCTCCCGATCAGAAGGCGCTTCCCCAGATCAGCGCGACCCGGCTGAAGACGACGTACCCCAGCCTGGCGAAGACGCTGAAGCAGGCGGGATACGCCACGGGACACTTCGGCAAGTGGCATCTGGGTCGGCCCCCCTATTCGGCGCTCGAGCAGGGGTTCGACGTGGATCTGCCGCATGCGCCGATCCCCGGTCCGGGCCCCAGCTATCTCGGCCCCTGGCCCTTCTGGCCCGACAAGGGAGCGGAGGGAGAGCACATCGAGGACAGGATGGCCAAGGAGGCCTCCGCGTTCATCCGCGAGCACAAGGACGGGCCGTTCTTCCTGAACTACTGGGCGTTCTCCGTCCACAGTCCGTGGACGCCCAAGCCGGACCTGGTCAAGAAGTACGAGGCCAAGGCGGCCAAGCTCCCTCCCGGCGAGCGCCGGCGGAACCCGATCTACGCCGCGATGATCGAGAGCCTGGACGACGCCGTCGGCGTGTTGCTGGAGACGCTGGACGAACTCAAGATCGCCGACCGGACGATCATCGTCTTCACCGGCGACAACGGCGGCGTGAACTGGTTGGACCTCAAGTGGCCCCAGATGTTCGGCCTGAAGACTCCGCCCACGTCCAACGCCCCGCTTCGCGGCGGCAAGGCGTGCCTCTACGAAGGGGGCACGCGTGAGCCCACGGCCGTCGTCTGGCCGGGACGGATCGCCCCAGGAACCGTCACCGACGCCATCCTGTCCAGCGTCGACTGGCATCCCACGCTGCTGGAGATGGCCGGGCTCAAACCGCTGGAGGGCCAGAAGCTCGACGGGATCTCCCAGGTGTCGACCCTCCTGGGCAAGGGCCCCGTCCGGGAGGTCGCCTACTGCTTCTTCCCCCACTTCCTGGGTCACGGCGGCGGCGACCCGCGTTTCGACCTCCTCGCCTGCGTCCCCGGGACGTGGGTCCGCAAGGGAGACTGGAAGCTGATCCGCTTCCACCACGACAACGACGACCAGACCGACCGATTCGAGCTGTACAACCTCAAGGACGACCTCGGCGAAACCAGGAACCTCGCCGCCGACC